In one window of Hevea brasiliensis isolate MT/VB/25A 57/8 chromosome 10, ASM3005281v1, whole genome shotgun sequence DNA:
- the LOC110635029 gene encoding uncharacterized protein LOC110635029, producing the protein MSFLAGRLAGKEAAYFFQESKHAVNRLAEKSIPTSKNLPSSPLSSEHESQADVLPEVLRHSLPSYIYGKPSDSSSLSTASKWALHSHVSKASTVSPDALNPLRAYLSLPQVTFGPKRWELPSQENSVLASTANEMRKDRYTPINPEKLKAAAEGLTQIGKAFAVATAIVFGGAAVVFSLAVSMLDLHNSDDIRTKGKDLVQPKFDIIREQLVPLKTWAEDTSKKWHLSREEDIKEKPIVKELSKFFGAKTSN; encoded by the exons ATGAGTTTTCTCGCGGGAAGGCTAGCAGGAAAAGAAGCTGCCTACTTTTTCCAGGAATCCAAACATGCCGTTAACCGGCTTGCTGAGAAATCCATCCCCACCTCCAAGAACCTCCCGTCTTCTCCTCTTTCAAGCGAGCACGAATCCCAAGCTGACGTTCTTCCGGAGGTCTTGAGGCATTCCCTTCCCTCCTACATCTACGGGAAACCGTCCGATTCATCGTCTCTTTCCACAGCCTCCAAGTGGGCACTGCACTCCCATGTCAGTAAGGCCTCCACTGTGTCCCCTGATGCTTTGAATCCTCTCAGAGCTTATCTATCTCTGCCTCAGGTCACCTTTGGCCCCAAAAG GTGGGAATTGCCGTCACAAGAGAACTCGGTGTTGGCGTCGACGGCGAACGAAATGAGAAAAGACAGATATACCCCTATAAATCCAGAGAAATTGAAGGCTGCAGCTGAAGGGCTCACACAGA TTGGAAAGGCATTTGCAGTTGCTACTGCAATTGTGTTTGGTGGAGCCGCAGTGGTGTTCAGTTTGGCAGTCTCCATGCTAGACCTGCACAAT AGTGATGATATCAGAACTAAAGGGAAAGATTTGGTTCAGCCAAAATTTGATATTATTAGAGAGCAATTGGTGCCTTTAAAAACATGG GCAGAAGACACATCAAAGAAATGGCATCTCAGTAGGGAGGAAGATATTAAAGAGAAACCTATTGTCAAGGAGCTTTCTAAATTTTTTGGTGCCAAAACGTCTAATTGA